The following are from one region of the Nicotiana tomentosiformis chromosome 7, ASM39032v3, whole genome shotgun sequence genome:
- the LOC104104767 gene encoding uncharacterized protein, translated as MVKILIWNIRSIKTQQAFQRVINMQKEHGFFIIALMEPFQKQGLIHKYKRRLGMDTAISNINGKIWLFFDAMVEWELLSDTDQQLTIKIYHQYVGQHIIMTFVYAKCSSLDRLELWDNLYYLVADMELPWVVGGDFNVVLHEEENIGGLPVYPPEIENFAFCVNSSSLFDTGYKRSPFTWWNGRSDAGCIFKSLDRILVNQPFQTLFPNIEVEHLIRTSSDHAPLLMSCTEEAMQSA; from the coding sequence ATGGTTAAAATATTAATATGGAACATTAGGTCTATTAAGACTCAGCAGGCCTTTCAAAGAGTCATCAACATGCAAAAGGAACATGGTTTTTTCATTATAGCACTTATGGAGCCTTTTCAAAAGCAGGGGTTAATTCACAAGTATAAGAGAAGATTGGGGATGGACACTGCTATCTCAAATATTAATGGGAAGATTTGGCTATTTTTTGATGCAATGGTGGAGTGGGAACTACTGAGTGACACTGACCAGCAACTAACTATTAAGATATATCATCAATATGTTGGACAGCACATCATTATGACCTTTGTATATGCAAAGTGTTCATCACTAGATAGATTGGAACTGTGGGATAATCTATATTACCTTGTTGCTGACATGGAATTGCCCTGGGTAGTTGGAGGGGACTTCAATGTTGTTCTTCATGAGGAGGAAAACATAGGAGGATTACCAGTATACCCACCAGAAATTGAAAACTTTGCATTTTGTGTTAATTCTTCTAGTTTGTTCGACACTGGCTACAAAAGAAGTCCCTTCACTTGGTGGAATGGAAGATCAGATGCTGGATGCATATTCAAGAGTCTGGATAGGATACTAGTTAATCAACCTTTTCAGACTCTATTCCCAAACATAGAGGTAGAGCACCTTATAAGAACAAGTTCTGACCATGCTCCTTTGCTCATGAGTTGTACAGAAGAAGCTATGCAGTCTGCTTAA